One region of Camelus bactrianus isolate YW-2024 breed Bactrian camel chromosome 20, ASM4877302v1, whole genome shotgun sequence genomic DNA includes:
- the EEF1E1 gene encoding eukaryotic translation elongation factor 1 epsilon-1, with the protein MAAAAELTLLEKSLGLSKGNKYSAQGERQIPVLQTNNGPSLTGLTTIAAHLVKQANKEHLLGSTAEEKAVVQQWLEYRVTRVDGRLGPDSIRAVLKDLNSYLEDKVYLTGYNFTLADILLYYGLHRFIVDLTVQEKEKYLNVSRWFCHIQHYPGIRQHLPRVVFIKNRLYANSH; encoded by the exons ATGGCGGCGGCCGCTGAGCTGACGCTTCTGGAGAAGTCTCTGGGGCTGAGTAAAGGGAACAAATACAGCGCCCAGGGCGAACGCCAG ATTCCAGTTCTTCAGACAAACAATGGCCCAAGTCTAACAGGACTGACCACAATAGCAGCTCATCTCGTCAAGCAGGCCAACAAGGAGCATTTGCTGGGAAGCACCGCAGAGGAGAAGGCAGTGGTTCAGCAGTGGCTGGAGTACAGGGTCACTCGAGTGGACGGCCGGCTCGGTCCAGACTCCATCCGCGCCGTGCTGAAG gaTCTTAATTCATATCTTGAAGATAAAGTCTACCTTACAGGATATAACTTTACGTTAGCAGATATCCTATTATACTATGGTCTTCATCGCTTTATT GTTGACCTGACAGTtcaagaaaaggagaaatatcTTAATGTGTCTCGCTGGTTTTGTCACATTCAACATTATCCAGGCATCAGGCAACATCTGCCCCGTGTTGTCTTCATCAAGAACAGACTGTATGCTAATTCCCACTAG